One Poecile atricapillus isolate bPoeAtr1 chromosome 31, bPoeAtr1.hap1, whole genome shotgun sequence genomic window carries:
- the PPP5C gene encoding serine/threonine-protein phosphatase 5 isoform X2: MAEGERAGSGGGAGPGRPPSPADLERAEELKARANEFFKAKDYESAVRLYSSAIELNPSSAVFYGNRSLAYLRTECYGYALADASRALQLDPAYLKGYYRRAASNMALGKFKAALKDYEMVVKVRPHDKDAKLKFQECHRIVKQKAFERAIASDEHKRSVVDSLDIESMTIEDEYSGPKLEEGKVTLSFMKELMQWYKEQKKLHRKCAYQILVQVKEVLAKLPTLVETTLKETEKVTVCGDTHGQFYDLLNIFELNGLPSESNPYIFNGDFVDRGSFSVEVILTLFGFKLLYPDHFHLLRGNHETDNMNQMYGFEGEVKAKYTAQMFALFSEVFEWLPLAQCINGKVLIMHGGLFSEDGVTLDDIRKIERNRQPPDSGPMCDLLWSDPQPQNGRSVSKRGVSCQFGPDVTKRFLERNHLELIIRSHEVKPEGYEVAHDGRCVTVFSAPNYCDQMGNKGSYIHLRGSDLRPDFHQFTAVPHPNVKPMMYANTLLQLGMM; the protein is encoded by the exons ATGGCGGAGGGAGagcgggcggggagcggcggcggcgccggcccCGGGCGGCCCCCGAGCCCCGCCGACCTCGAGCGGGCGGAGGAGCTGAAGGCCCGCGCCAACGAGTTCTTCAAAG CCAAGGACTACGAGAGCGCGGTGCGTCTGTACAGCAGCGCCATCGAGCTGAACCCGTCGAGCGCGGTGTTCTACGGGAACCGCAGCCTGGCCTACCTGCGCACCGAGTGCTACGGCTACGCCCTGGCCGACGCCAGCCGCGCCCTGCAGCTGGACCCCGCCTACCTGAAGGGGTATTACCGGAGAGCCGCCAGCAACATGGCCCTGGGCAAGTTCAAAGCAGCCCTGAAGGACTATGAGATG GTGGTGAAGGTGAGGCCCCACGACAAGGACGCCAAGCTCAAGTTCCAGGAGTGTCACCGCATTGTCAAGCAGAAAGCTTTCGAGAGAGCCATCGCCAGTGACGAGCACAAACGCTCCGTGGTCGACTCGCTGGACATCGAGAGCATga CCATCGAGGATGAGTACAGTGGTCCCAAGCTGGAGGAAGGCAAGGTCACCTTGTCCTTCATGAAGGAGCTGATGCAGTGGTACAAGGAGCAGAAGAAGCTGCACAGGAAATGCGCTTATCAG ATCCTGGTGCAGGTGAAGGAGGTGCTGGCCAAGCTCCCAACCCTGGTGGAGACCACCCTGAAGGAG acaGAGAAGGTGACGGTGTGTGGCGACACCCACGGACAGTTCTACGACCTCCTGAACATCTTCGAGCTCAACGGGCTCCCCTCCGAGTCCAACCCTTAC ATTTTCAACGGGGACTTCGTGGACCGCGGCTCCTTCTCGGTCGAGGTCATCCTGACGCTCTTCGGCTTCAAGCTGCTCTACCCCGACCACTTCCACCTGCTCCGAG ggaaCCACGAGACAGACAACATGAACCAGATGTACGGCTTCGAGGGCGAG GTGAAGGCCAAGTACACGGCTCAGATGTTCGCGCTCTTCAGCGAGGTCTTCGAGTGGCTCCCGCTGGCCCAGTGCATCAACGGCAAAGTGCtg atCATGCACGGGGGTCTCTTCAGCGAGGACGGCGTCACCCTCGATGACATCCGCAAGATCGAGCGGAACCGGCAGCCCCCAGACTCAG GGCCGATGTGTGACCTGCTGTGGTCGGACCCCCAACCCCAG aatGGCCGCTCAGTGAGCAAGAGGGGGGTCAGCTGCCAGTTTGGCCCCGATGTCACCAAGCGCTTCCTGGAGCGGAACCACCTGGAGCTCATCATCCGCAGCCACGAGGTCAAGCCCGAGGGCTACGAGGTGGCCCACGATGGCCGCTGTGTCACCGTCTTCTCCGCCCCCAACTACTG TGACCAGATGGGCAACAAGGGCTCCTACATCCACCTGCGGGGCAGCGACCTCCGCCCCGACTTCCACCAGTTCACAGCAGTG cCTCACCCCAACGTCAAGCCCATGATGTACGCGAAcaccctcctgcagctgggcaTGATGTGa
- the PPP5C gene encoding serine/threonine-protein phosphatase 5 isoform X3 has protein sequence MAEGERAGSGGGAGPGRPPSPADLERAEELKARANEFFKAKDYESAVRLYSSAIELNPSSAVFYGNRSLAYLRTECYGYALADASRALQLDPAYLKGYYRRAASNMALGKFKAALKDYEMVVKVRPHDKDAKLKFQECHRIVKQKAFERAIASDEHKRSVVDSLDIESMTIEDEYSGPKLEEGKVTLSFMKELMQWYKEQKKLHRKCAYQILVQVKEVLAKLPTLVETTLKETEKVTVCGDTHGQFYDLLNIFELNGLPSESNPYIFNGDFVDRGSFSVEVILTLFGFKLLYPDHFHLLRGNHETDNMNQMYGFEGEVKAKYTAQMFALFSEVFEWLPLAQCINGKVLIMHGGLFSEDGVTLDDIRKIERNRQPPDSGPMCDLLWSDPQPQNGRSVSKRGVSCQFGPDVTNRFLERNHLELIIRSHEVKPEGYEVAHDGRCVTVFSAPNYCDQMGNKGSYIHLRGSDLRPDFHQFTAVPHPNVKPMMYANTLLQLGMM, from the exons ATGGCGGAGGGAGagcgggcggggagcggcggcggcgccggcccCGGGCGGCCCCCGAGCCCCGCCGACCTCGAGCGGGCGGAGGAGCTGAAGGCCCGCGCCAACGAGTTCTTCAAAG CCAAGGACTACGAGAGCGCGGTGCGTCTGTACAGCAGCGCCATCGAGCTGAACCCGTCGAGCGCGGTGTTCTACGGGAACCGCAGCCTGGCCTACCTGCGCACCGAGTGCTACGGCTACGCCCTGGCCGACGCCAGCCGCGCCCTGCAGCTGGACCCCGCCTACCTGAAGGGGTATTACCGGAGAGCCGCCAGCAACATGGCCCTGGGCAAGTTCAAAGCAGCCCTGAAGGACTATGAGATG GTGGTGAAGGTGAGGCCCCACGACAAGGACGCCAAGCTCAAGTTCCAGGAGTGTCACCGCATTGTCAAGCAGAAAGCTTTCGAGAGAGCCATCGCCAGTGACGAGCACAAACGCTCCGTGGTCGACTCGCTGGACATCGAGAGCATga CCATCGAGGATGAGTACAGTGGTCCCAAGCTGGAGGAAGGCAAGGTCACCTTGTCCTTCATGAAGGAGCTGATGCAGTGGTACAAGGAGCAGAAGAAGCTGCACAGGAAATGCGCTTATCAG ATCCTGGTGCAGGTGAAGGAGGTGCTGGCCAAGCTCCCAACCCTGGTGGAGACCACCCTGAAGGAG acaGAGAAGGTGACGGTGTGTGGCGACACCCACGGACAGTTCTACGACCTCCTGAACATCTTCGAGCTCAACGGGCTCCCCTCCGAGTCCAACCCTTAC ATTTTCAACGGGGACTTCGTGGACCGCGGCTCCTTCTCGGTCGAGGTCATCCTGACGCTCTTCGGCTTCAAGCTGCTCTACCCCGACCACTTCCACCTGCTCCGAG ggaaCCACGAGACAGACAACATGAACCAGATGTACGGCTTTGAGGGCGAGGTGAAGGCCAAGTACACGGCTCAGATGTTCGCGCTCTTCAGCGAGGTCTTCGAGTGGCTCCCGCTGGCCCAGTGCATCAACGGCAAAGTGCtg atCATGCACGGGGGTCTCTTCAGCGAGGACGGCGTCACCCTCGATGACATCCGCAAGATCGAGCGGAACCGGCAGCCCCCAGACTCAG GGCCGATGTGTGACCTGCTGTGGTCGGACCCCCAACCCCAG aacGGCCGCTCAGTGAGCAAGAGGGGGGTCAGCTGCCAGTTTGGCCCCGATGTcaccaat CGCTTCCTGGAGCGGAACCACCTGGAGCTCATCATCCGCAGCCACGAGGTCAAGCCCGAGGGCTACGAGGTGGCCCACGATGGCCGCTGTGTCACCGTCTTCTCCGCCCCCAACTACTG TGACCAGATGGGCAACAAGGGCTCCTACATCCACCTGCGGGGCAGCGACCTCCGCCCCGACTTCCACCAGTTCACAGCAGTG cCTCACCCCAACGTCAAGCCCATGATGTACGCGAAcaccctcctgcagctgggcaTGATGTGa
- the PPP5C gene encoding serine/threonine-protein phosphatase 5 isoform X1, with the protein MAEGERAGSGGGAGPGRPPSPADLERAEELKARANEFFKAKDYESAVRLYSSAIELNPSSAVFYGNRSLAYLRTECYGYALADASRALQLDPAYLKGYYRRAASNMALGKFKAALKDYEMVVKVRPHDKDAKLKFQECHRIVKQKAFERAIASDEHKRSVVDSLDIESMTIEDEYSGPKLEEGKVTLSFMKELMQWYKEQKKLHRKCAYQILVQVKEVLAKLPTLVETTLKETEKVTVCGDTHGQFYDLLNIFELNGLPSESNPYIFNGDFVDRGSFSVEVILTLFGFKLLYPDHFHLLRGNHETDNMNQMYGFEGEVKAKYTAQMFALFSEVFEWLPLAQCINGKVLIMHGGLFSEDGVTLDDIRKIERNRQPPDSGPMCDLLWSDPQPQNGRSVSKRGVSCQFGPDVTKRFLERNHLELIIRSHEVKPEGYEVAHDGRCVTVFSAPNYCDQMGNKGSYIHLRGSDLRPDFHQFTAVPHPNVKPMMYANTLLQLGMM; encoded by the exons ATGGCGGAGGGAGagcgggcggggagcggcggcggcgccggcccCGGGCGGCCCCCGAGCCCCGCCGACCTCGAGCGGGCGGAGGAGCTGAAGGCCCGCGCCAACGAGTTCTTCAAAG CCAAGGACTACGAGAGCGCGGTGCGTCTGTACAGCAGCGCCATCGAGCTGAACCCGTCGAGCGCGGTGTTCTACGGGAACCGCAGCCTGGCCTACCTGCGCACCGAGTGCTACGGCTACGCCCTGGCCGACGCCAGCCGCGCCCTGCAGCTGGACCCCGCCTACCTGAAGGGGTATTACCGGAGAGCCGCCAGCAACATGGCCCTGGGCAAGTTCAAAGCAGCCCTGAAGGACTATGAGATG GTGGTGAAGGTGAGGCCCCACGACAAGGACGCCAAGCTCAAGTTCCAGGAGTGTCACCGCATTGTCAAGCAGAAAGCTTTCGAGAGAGCCATCGCCAGTGACGAGCACAAACGCTCCGTGGTCGACTCGCTGGACATCGAGAGCATga CCATCGAGGATGAGTACAGTGGTCCCAAGCTGGAGGAAGGCAAGGTCACCTTGTCCTTCATGAAGGAGCTGATGCAGTGGTACAAGGAGCAGAAGAAGCTGCACAGGAAATGCGCTTATCAG ATCCTGGTGCAGGTGAAGGAGGTGCTGGCCAAGCTCCCAACCCTGGTGGAGACCACCCTGAAGGAG acaGAGAAGGTGACGGTGTGTGGCGACACCCACGGACAGTTCTACGACCTCCTGAACATCTTCGAGCTCAACGGGCTCCCCTCCGAGTCCAACCCTTAC ATTTTCAACGGGGACTTCGTGGACCGCGGCTCCTTCTCGGTCGAGGTCATCCTGACGCTCTTCGGCTTCAAGCTGCTCTACCCCGACCACTTCCACCTGCTCCGAG ggaaCCACGAGACAGACAACATGAACCAGATGTACGGCTTTGAGGGCGAGGTGAAGGCCAAGTACACGGCTCAGATGTTCGCGCTCTTCAGCGAGGTCTTCGAGTGGCTCCCGCTGGCCCAGTGCATCAACGGCAAAGTGCtg atCATGCACGGGGGTCTCTTCAGCGAGGACGGCGTCACCCTCGATGACATCCGCAAGATCGAGCGGAACCGGCAGCCCCCAGACTCAG GGCCGATGTGTGACCTGCTGTGGTCGGACCCCCAACCCCAG aatGGCCGCTCAGTGAGCAAGAGGGGGGTCAGCTGCCAGTTTGGCCCCGATGTCACCAAGCGCTTCCTGGAGCGGAACCACCTGGAGCTCATCATCCGCAGCCACGAGGTCAAGCCCGAGGGCTACGAGGTGGCCCACGATGGCCGCTGTGTCACCGTCTTCTCCGCCCCCAACTACTG TGACCAGATGGGCAACAAGGGCTCCTACATCCACCTGCGGGGCAGCGACCTCCGCCCCGACTTCCACCAGTTCACAGCAGTG cCTCACCCCAACGTCAAGCCCATGATGTACGCGAAcaccctcctgcagctgggcaTGATGTGa